GATAATGCATGGTACCCATAAACAGCACCATATCTAAACACGGCTCCGCATCCGAGCGAATTAGTCTAAGCAGATCGTTCATGGATAGACTAATGGATAAAGGCATGATTTGATTTCGATGTACATAAATGGCCTTCGCCATAGAAAACATAGCGCGATCACAAAGAATGAGGCAATTTAGCCATTGATTATGATCACGCATCATCTGGGCAAGCTGCATTTGGTATTGGGCAAGCTTTTGAAAATCCATCATGCAATTCAATATGTTGGTGTCACTATACTTAGGCAATTTGAAATCAGCTTCACTATGTAGTTGGTTGCTTAAGGAGTAGTGTTTCATGGGGGAATCAACTCCTGATTTAGAATTTCATAAATAAGGGTTTTGCAAAATCCTGAAACAAATGTGAGCAACGTAGCATATCATTAGACCACTAAAATGTATAATTTTCTAGCTATCGGACAAGCTTCATAATGAATATTACTATATAGTAGTTTTTAATTCAATTTACTTACTAACGCATATTAATTAGATGTAACTCTTTCTCTACACTTCTAACTATAGAGAGGTGTATTCATGTCAGAACTATTAGAATTAGTCGGTACACGTATTCGAGATATTCGAAAGTCTAAAGGGCTTTCCCAAGAAGCTTTAGCCGAAAAAGCAGGTTTCAATTCGAGTTATATTGGTTTCATCGAGCGTGCGGAGAGAAATATATCTTTGAAAAATCTGGAGAAAATAGCGAAGGCATTGAACGTGGGCGTCTATCAATTGCTTACATATGTGAAGGAAAATGATGAGCTTACCGAAGAAGATTCGAGTATAAAAGCCATTTTGTCTCTCCTAAGAACTCGTGAAACCAAAGATACTGAGCTGGCCTTAAAGATTCTTACGGATATATTTATTAGAATGGATGAACGATGAAACAAAAAAAAGGAACTGCACTCTGCAGTTCCCCACCTACCTCTTACGACAACGCCAGCATCGCTTTCATATCTTCCTCTGCGGTCGTAATTAGCTTCAAGCCAAACATCTCCACCAGTACATCCAGTACACCCGAAGAAATAAACTCAGGCGGCTTTGGCCCAATGCGAATATCCTGGATGCCAAGGCTGAACAAGCCTAGCAGGATGGCAACTGCTTTTTGCTCAAACCAGGACAGCACAATGCTGACAGGCAGCTCATTCACCGTACAACCAAAAGCATCCGCTAAAGCCAGAGCGATTTTCACAGTAGAACCGGAATTGTTGCATTGCCCCAAATCAATATAACGTGGAATGCCAGTATCTCCAACGGTGCCGTAGTCCACGTCATTAAAGCGGAATTTACCACAAGACGTGGTCAGAATAACCGTGTCGTTCGGCAAGGATGTAGCCAGCTCGCGGTAATAGTTGCCGCCTTTGCCTGGTGCGTCACAGCCCGCGATGACGAAGAAACGGCGGATATGTCCGTCTTTGACTGCCTGAATGATCTCAGGTGCCAGCCCGATGACCGTCTCATGATGGTATCCTGTCGTAAGCACTTGTTCAGAGTCTACATCTGCGGCTGGCAGAGCCAACGCGCGTTCAATCAGTGGAGAGAAATCGTCGTTCACAATTTTGGCAACACCCTCCAGCCCTGCTACTTCATAAGAGAAGAAGCGGTCTGCATATGTGCCTTTAATCGGCATAACACAGTTCGTCGTAGCAAGAATCGCCCCTGGGAATTCCTCGAACAATCTGCGTTGATCGTACCAGGCCTTGCCGATATTGCCCTTGAGATGTGCATATTTCTTCAACGCCGGATAACCGTGGGCAGGCAGCATCTCCGAGTGAGTGTAGATATTGATGCCCTTTCCTTCGGTCTGACGCAGTAATTCTTCCAGCGCGTACAGATTATGTCCGGTCACGACGATGCATTGACCTTCGATTTTATTTTGGCTGACGGTAATCGGCTGTGGAATGCCAAAACGATCCGTATGCGCACGATCCAGCACATCCATGATCCGTACAGCTGCATTTCCGACCTTCATCGCCATTTCCAAATGCTCTTGTACATTAAAGTTAGAATTGGTTAAGGTCATATATAACGCTTCATGCGTGATCCGATCCACCTCAGGATCGGTATATCCCAACTGACGTGCATGTGTGGCATAGGCAGCAATCCCTTTTAATGCAAAAATCATTGTATCCTGCAAGCTCGCTACTGTCTCATTTTTTCCGCACACCCCAATGACTTTACACCCGCCACTCGGCGTCTGTTCACACTGATAACAAAACATATCGTTTTCCTCCAAATATTGATAGATATTTGTTCGTTATCTACAGCGTAACAAACCCCTGAACGTGCGGGTGTGATTACACACACACTTTTTAGCACAGATTATCATGAGAGGGCGCAAGGCAATTCCGCAATCCAACATTCCTATTCCGACGAATTTTCCTGAATTCCCCCGCCCTTACGGTACTGCACAGGCGACACGCCCATGGTTTTTTTAAAAGCAGTGCTAAAATAGTGCTGACTATCGTATCCCGTACGTTCTGCTATATCAAGCACAGACAACGTCGTAGAGTCCAGTAGCTGCACTGCTTTGCGGATACGGGCACGCGTGACGAGGGTCACGAAGCTGTCGTTGAGCTCCTTTTTGAGCACACGGCTAAGATATACAGCCGATACCTGTAGCCGCGAGGCAAGAGCTTCCAGCGTCAGCTCGCGATCGGCATAACCTTCCTGAATAAGCTGCCGTGCCCGGCGTACGATGGGAGATAGCTGCGCTTCACCGTACACCCGATCCCGGCTCACCCGGTACGCATTGATTGCGCCTTCCAGCCCACCCTCGTTGGACTCCACATGGGTGTGAACCGCTATATTCAGGTAGCCTCCAATGGCCTGCTCTATAGAAGCGCCGATCGTCTCGGGTGCCTCCTGCCACAGGCATATGCCGATCAGCCCGTTCGCATCGCGAAACAACACATGCGATCGGTCCTCCAGCAGTTCGCCAATAATATTTTCAGCGGCGAAAAGAAACAACTGGCGGTCATTCTCACGCATAATCGTCTGCCGTGCTTCTGCTGCAGGCCACCGTACCGCGCCGATTTGAACAGGTGGCCGGGATGGAAGACGTAAAAACGCCAACTGCTCCATGACGTCTTTTCCCGTGTGCTGTCCTTCCAGCCATTCCAGACAAAACCGCTGACGCAGCAGCGGAATATTCCGTTCAATCTGCCCGGCAGCTTGTTCTACATAGGCGGCGCGTTTGTGCTCCTCGTCCAGTCGCTGACGAAGCCGTGACAATGCAGCGTGAAGCTGATCCGCATTTACCGGCTTCAGAATATAATCTTCTACGCCAAGCCGGACAGCTTCCTGTGCATAAGCAAATTCATCATGCCCGGAAATGATCAGGCAACGGCACTCCGAGCGTCCTTCCCGCAGCCGCCGAATCAGTTCAATTCCATCCATGAATGGCATATTCATATCGACCAGCACGATGTCGATGCTAAGCTGACCAACCAGTTCCAGCGCTTCTTCACCGTCCTCGGCCTCTGCTACAACCTCCATGCCCAGAGCCGTCCAGTCTAGGCAGTCCCGAATCCCCTCACGAATGATCGGCTCATCATCTGCGATCAATACTTGATAACGTTTAGCCGTGGCTATGCTTACTTCTGGTATGGCTTGGTCAATCAGACTCGCCGTTGTCGCGTTGTCTGTTCCCTTGGATTTCGTCATCCTGACCCTCTCCTTTGTCATAAGGCTTCTTCAGTTGCGCCATATCCAGCAGCAACGGATGAGTGATTGTAACGCAGGTACCTGTCCCTTCTTTACTGTCCAATGTAATTCCATATTCCTCGCTAAAAGACAATCGGATACGCGCTTGTACATTCAGCATGCCGTAGCTTCTGCCATTTGTACGA
This window of the Paenibacillus polymyxa genome carries:
- a CDS encoding helix-turn-helix domain-containing protein, which produces MSELLELVGTRIRDIRKSKGLSQEALAEKAGFNSSYIGFIERAERNISLKNLEKIAKALNVGVYQLLTYVKENDELTEEDSSIKAILSLLRTRETKDTELALKILTDIFIRMDER
- the hcp gene encoding hydroxylamine reductase, which encodes MFCYQCEQTPSGGCKVIGVCGKNETVASLQDTMIFALKGIAAYATHARQLGYTDPEVDRITHEALYMTLTNSNFNVQEHLEMAMKVGNAAVRIMDVLDRAHTDRFGIPQPITVSQNKIEGQCIVVTGHNLYALEELLRQTEGKGINIYTHSEMLPAHGYPALKKYAHLKGNIGKAWYDQRRLFEEFPGAILATTNCVMPIKGTYADRFFSYEVAGLEGVAKIVNDDFSPLIERALALPAADVDSEQVLTTGYHHETVIGLAPEIIQAVKDGHIRRFFVIAGCDAPGKGGNYYRELATSLPNDTVILTTSCGKFRFNDVDYGTVGDTGIPRYIDLGQCNNSGSTVKIALALADAFGCTVNELPVSIVLSWFEQKAVAILLGLFSLGIQDIRIGPKPPEFISSGVLDVLVEMFGLKLITTAEEDMKAMLALS
- a CDS encoding response regulator; amino-acid sequence: MTKSKGTDNATTASLIDQAIPEVSIATAKRYQVLIADDEPIIREGIRDCLDWTALGMEVVAEAEDGEEALELVGQLSIDIVLVDMNMPFMDGIELIRRLREGRSECRCLIISGHDEFAYAQEAVRLGVEDYILKPVNADQLHAALSRLRQRLDEEHKRAAYVEQAAGQIERNIPLLRQRFCLEWLEGQHTGKDVMEQLAFLRLPSRPPVQIGAVRWPAAEARQTIMRENDRQLFLFAAENIIGELLEDRSHVLFRDANGLIGICLWQEAPETIGASIEQAIGGYLNIAVHTHVESNEGGLEGAINAYRVSRDRVYGEAQLSPIVRRARQLIQEGYADRELTLEALASRLQVSAVYLSRVLKKELNDSFVTLVTRARIRKAVQLLDSTTLSVLDIAERTGYDSQHYFSTAFKKTMGVSPVQYRKGGGIQENSSE